CCGCAGGCGTGACGGGCCGCGTGACTTGGATGGCCGAGCCGGGCACGCAGGTTCAGGCAGGTGACCCGGTGGCCCGCCTGGACGACGGCCCGTTGCGCCTGGAACTGGCCGAACAGCAAGCCCTGTTGGAGCGAGACGTCGTCAATCATCGCTACCTCGAGCAGGAGGTCCAGCGACTGGAGCGCCTGTCCAATAGCGACTACGTGTCGGCGATCGACATCGAGCAGGCCCGGTCACAGCGCGACATGGCCGCAAGCGACCAGCGCGTGGCCCAGGCCCGTATCGACCAGCTGATCGACCAGCTGCAACGCACGACCGTGCGCGCACCCTTTGCGGGCGTGATCACATCACAAGCCCATTTTCCCGGTGAGGATGTCAGCCGCGGCACCGCGCTCAGCCATTTGATGAACACCGCGAATCTCGAGGTGCGGGCGGCGGTTCCGCTGCGGTTTCTCGGCCGCACCCAGGTGGGCGATGTCCTCACCGTACTCGTCAACGGCGAAGAACTGGTGGGCCGTGTCCGAACGCTGGTCACGGCGGGCGATGCCACATCCCAGACGTTTGAGGTGCGCATCGACCTGCCCGCAGACAGGCCGCTGCCCCTGGCGGTGGGCCAACTCACGCGTGTCCGGGTTCCGCTCACCACCACGGATCGCTTGCTGGCCGTTCCTCGCGATGCGTTGGTCCTGCGCCAGGAAGGCCATCGCGTCGTCCGCATCACCGCTGATGGCAAGGCCGAACATGTCAGCGTCACGCTCGGCCCAGGGCACGGTCAGTGGATTGCTGTATCCGGCGATCTGCAAGAAGGCGACACCGTTGCGGTGCGCGGCGCTGAACGGCTGCGCCCCGGTCAGTCGGTTCATGTCGTCCGGGACCTTGCCGAGGAACGCGGCAACACGGACCACAGCTAAGGCTTAGCGCTGGGCTAGCTTGGCGATCGTGCTGGCCGGTACCGCCGGACTGAACAAGAATCCCTGACCCTTACGGCAGCCCTGTTCGAGCAGCAGGCTGCGCTGCGCCTCCAATTCAACGCCCTCGGCCAGCACATCCATGTCGAAGTCGTCGGCCAGGCCGATCACGGCCTTGATCAGGCTCAGATCGCGCGGCTCGGTTGCCACGCCACGGACAAAGCTGCGATCGATCTTGATCAGATCGACCGGCAACTCGCGCAGCACGGCCAGGGACGATGCGCCTGTCCCGAAATCATCCAGCGCGGTGCGCACGCCGAAATTGCGCAGAATGCTCAGGGTCTGGGCGGCCGCCGCAGGATGCCGCATGACGGCCGTCTCGGTGACCTCCACGCACAGGCGCTCCGGAGCCACGCTGGCACGGCGCATCTGTTCGATCAGCCAGTCGGCCGTTTCGGGGCGCGGCAGCGAATAACCCGACATGTTGAGCGCGATGTAGATATGCGGTGGCAGCGTGGCCAGATCACGCAGGCAGCGCGCCAGCACGTACTCGGTCATCTCTCCGATCAGCCCGCTCTCTTCCGCAATGGGGACAAACTCGGACGGCGAAACCGGACCCACGCTGGGCTCGGGCCAACGCACCAGCGCCTCGACACCCAGGATATGGCGCGTGTCCATATCCACCACCGGCTGGTAATGCACATCCAGCCCATCGGTCTGCAGCGCACGGGCCAAGTGTTGCTGCACATTCGTCGCCCGGATGGCATACGCCCGGTGTTCGGCGTCGAAACGGGTCACGCGGTTTCGTCCCTCGCGCTTGGCCTGGTACATCGCGGTGTCGGCATCGGCCAGCAAGCGTTCGGGGTCCAGCGTGGCATCGTGGCTGTCAACAAAGGTCCAGCCGATGGAGGCCGTGAGCTGGAAGGGTTGATCATCCAGCGTCATCGGCTCCTTGATCCAGGCGAGCAGCCGGCGACTCAGGCGATCCGCGTCGTCGCGTGATATCACCGATTCGCTGAGCAGCACGAACTCGTCGCCGCCGAATCGCGCCACCGTATCGGAAGGCCCGGCAAACTGACGCAGGCGGTCGGCCGTACGGGCCAGCAACTCATCGCCAGCCCGATGGCCCAGTCCGTCATTGACCAACTTGAACCCGTCGATGTCCATGAACAGCACCGCCAATGCCCCGCCGGACACCCGGATCCGGTCACAGGCATGACCCAGCCGGTCGGCCAGCAACACCCGGTTACCCAGACCGGTCAGCGGGTCATGTAGGGCATCGTTGGCCAGCCGGGCCTCAAAGTCCTTGCGCAACGTGATGTCATAGGCGTTCAGGAGCAGCGCCCCGACGGCATCATCCTCACGCAGATCGCTCAACGTGCCGGCAATCCACCGCCACTCCTGCTCGCCCGTTAGCAGACGGCAATCCGGCAATGGCACGACAGAACCGGACCGGCCCGCCAACAGCCGCTCGATCCTCGCGCGCACGGCGCGCACGTCATTGGGGTGCAGGCGCGACAGCCAACTGCTCTTGTCTTGCAGTCGCTGCAGCTCGAAACGCTGCAGCGAGCTGCTGATGTATTCGGGCACACCCGTTTCGTCGAACAACAACACGAAATCGGACGCATGGCGGGTGAGCGCGGCCAGTCGCTCCTGAGACCGGCGCGCTTCGACCTCAGCCTGGCTGGAGATCAGCACGGCGGTGATGCCATCGGCCACAGTTCTGAGCAGATTGATCTCGCCCGGGTGGAACTCACGCAGACCGCGCACGGCGTCGAAGCCCACAAACCCAACCAGCACGCCAAGCGAGAACATCGGGACGACCACCAGCGACCGGATGGCCTGCGCCTGCAGAATCTCACGCTCCGCCTGGCGGTGATCCGGCAGCTCGGCCACGTCGGAGACCGTCACGGCATCACCCGCCCCCAGTCGATCCATCCAGAACGCAAAGGCTTCGACCGGAACGGTTTGGAGATTGTCGATCTCTGCGGTAATACCGCTGGCGCACCACTCGTGGGTGTTGCGCATCGTCTCGCCTTCGAGCACGAACACGTAGGCGCGATCGACGTTCAGGTGCTCGCCCAGAGACCCCAGCCCGTCGGATATGGCTGAATCGACGTCATCGGCCTGGACGTGCAGCATGCGGGCGACAATGCGGCGAACCAGATCTTGCGTCTGCAACAAGCCCGCGAGCTGCTCGGCCGCAGTGTTGCTGTCTTCAGGTTCGGCGCCTAGCCCCATGCGCTTGCTCGCAGTGGTGAGTCGTCATCGTATCGAATCCTGCGGGAGTTGGCTGGGTTTTGGGATGTGATTGCAAACAGGCGCCACGGCGGCGAACCCGCGGAACGGACAGACTA
This Abyssibacter profundi DNA region includes the following protein-coding sequences:
- a CDS encoding efflux RND transporter periplasmic adaptor subunit is translated as MRLIPALMTLLALLALLAGSDAIAQPTPRATPIVVDHVRSERMVKAMPVSGIVASRQEMQITAGVTGRVTWMAEPGTQVQAGDPVARLDDGPLRLELAEQQALLERDVVNHRYLEQEVQRLERLSNSDYVSAIDIEQARSQRDMAASDQRVAQARIDQLIDQLQRTTVRAPFAGVITSQAHFPGEDVSRGTALSHLMNTANLEVRAAVPLRFLGRTQVGDVLTVLVNGEELVGRVRTLVTAGDATSQTFEVRIDLPADRPLPLAVGQLTRVRVPLTTTDRLLAVPRDALVLRQEGHRVVRITADGKAEHVSVTLGPGHGQWIAVSGDLQEGDTVAVRGAERLRPGQSVHVVRDLAEERGNTDHS
- a CDS encoding putative bifunctional diguanylate cyclase/phosphodiesterase, whose amino-acid sequence is MGLGAEPEDSNTAAEQLAGLLQTQDLVRRIVARMLHVQADDVDSAISDGLGSLGEHLNVDRAYVFVLEGETMRNTHEWCASGITAEIDNLQTVPVEAFAFWMDRLGAGDAVTVSDVAELPDHRQAEREILQAQAIRSLVVVPMFSLGVLVGFVGFDAVRGLREFHPGEINLLRTVADGITAVLISSQAEVEARRSQERLAALTRHASDFVLLFDETGVPEYISSSLQRFELQRLQDKSSWLSRLHPNDVRAVRARIERLLAGRSGSVVPLPDCRLLTGEQEWRWIAGTLSDLREDDAVGALLLNAYDITLRKDFEARLANDALHDPLTGLGNRVLLADRLGHACDRIRVSGGALAVLFMDIDGFKLVNDGLGHRAGDELLARTADRLRQFAGPSDTVARFGGDEFVLLSESVISRDDADRLSRRLLAWIKEPMTLDDQPFQLTASIGWTFVDSHDATLDPERLLADADTAMYQAKREGRNRVTRFDAEHRAYAIRATNVQQHLARALQTDGLDVHYQPVVDMDTRHILGVEALVRWPEPSVGPVSPSEFVPIAEESGLIGEMTEYVLARCLRDLATLPPHIYIALNMSGYSLPRPETADWLIEQMRRASVAPERLCVEVTETAVMRHPAAAAQTLSILRNFGVRTALDDFGTGASSLAVLRELPVDLIKIDRSFVRGVATEPRDLSLIKAVIGLADDFDMDVLAEGVELEAQRSLLLEQGCRKGQGFLFSPAVPASTIAKLAQR